From a single Phragmites australis chromosome 7, lpPhrAust1.1, whole genome shotgun sequence genomic region:
- the LOC133925317 gene encoding uncharacterized protein LOC133925317, with protein MDLHYGARVGNAVAVGEAAYIAGAGAGAGMVDVVTREAAAQALGTVVQLHFDKTVEKKRAADAQKQELWRLFLAFFLFLALVLSAVAGSPPARLQCRHLWAPAGLLSLAHLAFYAAVAHHLRCLNGFRYQRRCHKLTLALAADRLRMLKSGGDVVAAADVEVSYQEPPESYLAKFKRSWAIHFAFLITTFAFSVAAAVAILCF; from the coding sequence ATGGATCTGCATTACGGCGCCCGGGTGGGGAACGCGGTGGCTGTCGGCGAGGCGGCCTACATTGCCGGCGCCGGGGCCGGGGCGGGAATGGTGGACGTCGTGACgcgcgaggcggcggcgcaggcgctGGGCACCGTGGTGCAGCTCCACTTCGACAAGACGGTGGAGAAGAAGCGCGCCGCCGACGCGCAGAAGCAGGAGCTCTGGcgcctcttcctcgccttcttcctcttcctcgcccTCGTCCTCTCCGCCGTCGCGGGCTCCCCTCCGGCCCGCCTCCAGTGCCGCCACCTCTGGGCGCCCGCGGGGCTCCTCTCCCTCGCGCACCTCGCCTTCTACGCTGCCGTCGCGCACCACCTCCGCTGCCTCAACGGGTTCCGCTACCAGCGCCGCTGCCACAAGCTCACGCTGGCGCTGGCCGCCGACAGGCTGCGGATGCTCAAGTCCGGGGGAGACGTGGTGGCCGCCGCCGACGTGGAGGTGTCGTACCAGGAGCCGCCCGAGAGCTACCTCGCCAAGTTCAAGCGTAGCTGGGCCATCCACTTCGCCTTCCTCATCACCACCTTCGCATTCTCCGTCGCCGCGGCAGTCGCGATCCTCTGCTTCTAG
- the LOC133925315 gene encoding soluble inorganic pyrophosphatase, whose amino-acid sequence MSEEDQSAAAEQPKRAPKLNERILSSLSRRSVAAHPWHDLEIGPGAPAVFNVVVEITKGSKVKYELDKKTGLIKVDRVLYSSVVYPHNYGFIPRTLCEDNDPMDVLVLMQEPVIPGSFLRARAIGLMPMIDQGEKDDKIIAVCADDPEYRNYSDISELSPHRLQEIKRFFEDYKKNENKEVAVDAFLPANTAREAIQYSMDLYAQYILQSLRQ is encoded by the exons ATGAGTGAAGAGGATCAGAGTGCTGCTGCTGAGCAGCCGAAGAGGGCCCCTAAGCTCAATGAAAGGATCCTTTCTTCTTTGTCGAGGAGATCCGTAGCTGCTCATCCGTGGCATGATCTTGAGATCG GTCCTGGGGCTCCTGCTGTGTTCAATGTC GTTGTTGAGATCACGAAGGGAAGCAAAGTTAAATATGAGCTTGACAAGAAAACTGGTCTGATTAAG GTTGATAGAGTCCTGTACTCATCAGTTGTATACCCTCACAATTATGGTTTCATTCCGAGGACTCTTTGTGAAGACAATGACCCAATGGATGTTTTGGTCCTGATGCAG GAGCCTGTTATTCCTGGTTCCTTCCTCCGAGCAAGAGCAATTGGCCTGATGCCCATGATTGACCAG GGTGAAAAGGATGACAAGATAATAGCAGTCTGTGCCGATGATCCTGAATACCGTAACTACAGTGACATCAGTGAGCTGTCTCCTCACCGCCTGCAAGAGATCAAGCGCTTCTTTGAAGATT ACAAGAAAAATGAGAACAAAGAGGTTGCTGTTGATGCATTCTTGCCTGCGAACACTGCTCGAGAGGCCATTCAATACTCCAT GGACCTGTATGCGCAGTATATTTTACAAAGCTTGAGGCAGTAG